TGGTTTAGAAAGTTCAATGATTGTGATGGATAGTATACCATAGATGCTAGTATAACGTTGAATGCATTGACACCATAATTTAGATGAGTTTTCAAACTGTTTTTTTCCACTTCTATCGCTTCAGTTGTAGTAGTTAAAAATGTACTCAAAAATTGTTCTGGGATTTTGTCTCCGAATGCcaaaatcatcttttgtGCAAATTCAAACACGACGCACATTTCGTCTAGATCCTTGTCCTCGTTTTCATTTGCAGTAGCAGCttggaatatttcaaatagtATATTAGTGTAAAAAAGGTTTTGCTTCAATTCGTCCTTACCGTAAATTAAATAGTTAGAAATTGCCATCATAAAATCTTCCAAGTAGAAAGAAACCATACTGCCCTCTTTCCTATTGCAATCACCAATCAACTCTAACactttccaagaaatcgaagaaaCTTTACGCAGTAGAAATGTAGAATTCTCAACAAATTCACACACTTCACGGTAGAAATCTTCCATATCATTCTTTAGAATGAACTCAGCAGCGGGATAGAAAGAGTGCTCTAAACTCTCGATAATTTCAGTTgaattttcaaaagaaagtaaAATTGAGATTATCGTAGACAAGATACTCAATGCAGCCATCTCTTTATCAGATTCATCCGGCAGTTCTCCGCCAGAAAATGTGCTTATATCAACCTTGGATGCATCGTTTAGTTCGATCGCCAACTTCAAAAACTGCTGAACCAAATTGTTCGTTAAGTCAACACTAAACGGTTGTAGTTCTTTTGAGAACTGTTCAACAAACTCCCTAATAACACCAGAGATCACAtctgattcaaattcatgTGAAAGTTGTAATAATGACTGCATTGTTGGTACAACAATTGTTGACAACGATTCTTGGAAGACACTGTTATCAACAAAACTTTGTAACGCAAATGCGGCTAGTAATTTAACTGGAAGAAACCCTGATTCATCGTTGAAACAGTGCATGACACCTTCGTAGattattggaattgaaCTTGGCTTTGTGAAATCATAATCAGATAGCTTGGAGCATAATTCACAAACTCTTGCACGTAGGAAACCATAGCTGGAGTTAAACAATGGGAACACGTAAGCATGTAAGAACTCTTCTAAAGCTCTTCCATAAGGTGATTTTGGTGCAGTTAATCTATCTGTGATATTGGAAACAATTCTCAAACAGGACTCTACCTTCACGGCCTGTTCCAGTGATAATGATTGGAAACCTCCTGAAGAATCCTTTATACCGTTTAACGTATCTGTAACAAATGATAAAGTTGGCTCTAAAGTTGTTTTAGAGCGCTTGTGAACCGCTGTCACCAATAATGATACTGCTGCCACATCAGGAGAATAGTCGTCGTTCCACGTTTCTAGATGGCGATGAATGTACTCTCTTGGGTCGTTTTCGAATGTCTCAAGAGTATCTGAGTCGGGACAAAGCATCGGGAAAATGACATGCTGTAAAATGATTGGATAATGAGGTTTGACCATCAACCAACTTACCTTTTGTGTCAAGGTATGTTCGATGTAGCTTAAGATATTGTATAAACACTCATCGCTGATCCATAATTTGTAAGTACCCCACTgttcaatttgttggaaaTAAAGATGTAAAAGGTTAGGCATAAAGTCCTTCAAATACATCTGTTTGAACTCATCGTATGAGAACTTCTTGGTTAATGATTCGGACGCATAACGCTGAAAAATTCTTAACATGTTAGAGTAAGCCCATTTCTTAGCCTTAACCCATTGATAGTTTTTACGGGAATCTTTATCCACTGATTCAAGGAAATGCTGCGAAAGAGGCATTTCTATAATTGCAACGTGGAAATTTGCCCAAGGTATAAATCTTTCGGGGGTTTGCAACGTGTATGGGAAATCATGATATGTTATGAATTTGTaaattttgatgataagTTTAACCATATTACCTATTTTGTTATCATCCAGGGCGCCGGGAGATTGGATCAACTGGTTTGCATAGGCCAATAAATCATCAAAGTGCTGAACAATTAAACGCTCGAGATTTTGTCTCTCATCATTTTCGGACCACCTATAGGTTCTAAAAATCTCAGATAAAGCGAGTAAACCAATATACGCTGAATCTATATCATTTGTTGATAACAACCTAAATGACTCCGCTAATAGTCCATCCCACCTTCCTGCAGGATACTCCTCTCCGACGATAGTTGTCAATGCTGGCATTAACATTCTAACACAACTAGGATTCGTGTGAGAGCATTGCACTAAAGTATTAATAAACATATCTTTGACGATTGGcttctcatcattatcaaGAGCAATGTTCAATAACTCATTAGAacttttgcttctttttgaCCAGCCGTAATAGAtcttattcttcaaatatagTGATGTTGATAGCTTTATGCTTTCCGGCACTTTAGAATTCGACAAGATATCCAAACAGGCTCCAACAAAACCGGGAATCTTACTCAGCTCTCTGAGCTTCTGTTCTGACTCATGTCTGACCT
The genomic region above belongs to Kluyveromyces lactis strain NRRL Y-1140 chromosome B complete sequence and contains:
- the NMD5 gene encoding Nmd5p (similar to uniprot|P46970 Saccharomyces cerevisiae YJR132W NMD5 Karyopherin a carrier protein involved in nuclear import of proteins importin beta homolog); the encoded protein is MDVNLLFQCFEGTLNQSGEVRHESEQKLRELSKIPGFVGACLDILSNSKVPESIKLSTSLYLKNKIYYGWSKRSKSSNELLNIALDNDEKPIVKDMFINTLVQCSHTNPSCVRMLMPALTTIVGEEYPAGRWDGLLAESFRLLSTNDIDSAYIGLLALSEIFRTYRWSENDERQNLERLIVQHFDDLLAYANQLIQSPGALDDNKIGNMVKLIIKIYKFITYHDFPYTLQTPERFIPWANFHVAIIEMPLSQHFLESVDKDSRKNYQWVKAKKWAYSNMLRIFQRYASESLTKKFSYDEFKQMYLKDFMPNLLHLYFQQIEQWGTYKLWISDECLYNILSYIEHTLTQKVSWLMVKPHYPIILQHVIFPMLCPDSDTLETFENDPREYIHRHLETWNDDYSPDVAAVSLLVTAVHKRSKTTLEPTLSFVTDTLNGIKDSSGGFQSLSLEQAVKVESCLRIVSNITDRLTAPKSPYGRALEEFLHAYVFPLFNSSYGFLRARVCELCSKLSDYDFTKPSSIPIIYEGVMHCFNDESGFLPVKLLAAFALQSFVDNSVFQESLSTIVVPTMQSLLQLSHEFESDVISGVIREFVEQFSKELQPFSVDLTNNLVQQFLKLAIELNDASKVDISTFSGGELPDESDKEMAALSILSTIISILLSFENSTEIIESLEHSFYPAAEFILKNDMEDFYREVCEFVENSTFLLRKVSSISWKVLELIGDCNRKEGSMVSFYLEDFMMAISNYLIYGKDELKQNLFYTNILFEIFQAATANENEDKDLDEMCVVFEFAQKMILAFGDKIPEQFLSTFLTTTTEAIEVEKNSLKTHLNYGVNAFNVILASMVYYPSQSLNFLNHKQLLTTFLEIWIQFYLPKFTRVIDIKLSIMATLSLLTLVPMQEYVSLHIEAVYLKLGPMLNDLFNKFPAALKVLQDKRQEFSSDAFSKFDGFNDEWNDFEDDDEDAAGDAEEYLKFLKNEAGSLQLIHESGQFLDQDDMDELEEDPLSGSILDDVNIYELFQHTFSRLEQTEPEKYQNFIGSMSSEDQQAFLRTLHTT